The uncultured Roseibium sp. genome contains a region encoding:
- a CDS encoding TRAP transporter small permease: MTRLFSRLANGLHLLAGIAMTIMMLQVTADVLLKYLFNSPIQGTIELVATYYMVAIAFLPLAYLALHERHVSVDIVVQTMGPRMKRFTMVFANFVSAIYCALLAWRGAVNAIRATQVGEVWAAALVDIPVWPTRWFFPAGAALAAVVFLLVALRYLSDPKAVEFDSSASHYKD; this comes from the coding sequence ATGACACGGCTCTTTTCCCGGCTCGCCAACGGCCTGCACTTACTGGCCGGGATTGCCATGACGATCATGATGCTTCAGGTCACGGCCGACGTGCTGCTGAAGTATCTGTTCAACAGCCCCATTCAGGGGACGATCGAACTCGTCGCGACTTATTACATGGTGGCGATTGCCTTTCTGCCGCTTGCCTATCTGGCCCTGCACGAACGCCATGTCTCGGTGGATATCGTCGTGCAGACCATGGGGCCGCGGATGAAGCGGTTCACGATGGTTTTCGCCAATTTCGTATCGGCCATCTACTGCGCGCTGCTGGCGTGGCGCGGGGCGGTCAACGCCATTCGCGCAACCCAGGTGGGTGAGGTTTGGGCCGCGGCCCTAGTCGATATCCCGGTCTGGCCCACCCGTTGGTTCTTTCCCGCCGGGGCGGCGCTTGCCGCCGTCGTGTTCCTGCTCGTGGCCCTTCGCTACCTGAGCGATCCCAAGGCAGTGGAATTCGACAGTTCCGCATCGCACTACAAGGATTAA
- a CDS encoding FCD domain-containing protein, with protein MRDQKEGRAILGQIDKDPGYVRVAKAIEAEIVAGRLKVGELLPTEAELSGMLGVNRSTVREGIRALENAALVRRGEGKRLVISAPEPEVITKVNTRAMRMMRVSFMELWDVQMKLEPFAARLASEHRTPEQVDALQGNVAKLKANLDDDAFIIRSDVEFHGLIAEAGGNPVLSLATAPIGQLLYSATIDLYARVPQARHRLFAAHEAIARAIADGDADESERWASRHIEDFKRGYEVGGFDMTAPLPMRG; from the coding sequence GTGCGGGATCAAAAGGAGGGACGAGCGATTCTCGGGCAGATCGACAAGGATCCGGGTTATGTCCGGGTCGCCAAGGCTATTGAGGCGGAAATCGTTGCCGGCCGGCTGAAGGTCGGAGAATTGCTGCCGACCGAGGCGGAGCTTTCCGGCATGCTCGGCGTCAACCGCTCGACCGTCCGCGAAGGCATCCGCGCCCTTGAAAATGCGGCGCTCGTTCGCCGCGGCGAGGGTAAGCGACTGGTCATTTCAGCACCAGAACCCGAAGTCATCACCAAGGTGAACACCCGCGCCATGCGGATGATGCGGGTGAGTTTCATGGAACTGTGGGACGTCCAGATGAAACTGGAGCCTTTCGCCGCGCGGCTTGCCTCCGAACACAGAACGCCTGAGCAGGTTGACGCCCTTCAAGGCAATGTGGCCAAGCTGAAGGCCAATCTGGACGACGACGCCTTCATCATCCGCTCCGATGTGGAATTCCATGGGCTGATCGCGGAAGCCGGCGGCAATCCCGTTCTGTCTCTCGCCACGGCACCGATCGGGCAGCTCCTCTATTCGGCTACGATCGATCTATACGCCAGGGTTCCCCAGGCGCGCCATCGTCTTTTCGCGGCCCACGAGGCGATCGCCCGGGCGATTGCCGATGGCGACGCGGATGAAAGCGAGCGCTGGGCGTCGAGGCATATCGAGGATTTCAAACGGGGCTACGAAGTTGGCGGCTTCGACATGACCGCACCGCTGCCCATGCGGGGTTGA
- a CDS encoding phosphotransferase family protein encodes MGDTDFDPSALYGYLQRRFGEGELSLNRIGGGQSNPTYTVGYGGRKMVLRKQPNGEILRGAHAIDREYRVLTALGSTEVTVPEPVLYEEDAAILGTPFYLMDFVEGRVFNDCRLPDFSPDERRTLYLSMAETLAKLHRLVPADIGLGDYGRPGNYFARQIHRWTSQLEASPSKPEPVLSNLAARIAEAMPEDDGLVSIAHGDFRLGNMLVHPSEPRVISVLDWELSTLGHPLADVGFCCMPWHTAPDEYCGILGEQSEGIPTEAEFVACYRKVLPNVPEPEPFHVAFALFRFAVIFVGIADRAAAGTASDPEAARFGPLARRFAIRAWEALGEAPPPAA; translated from the coding sequence GTGGGCGATACCGATTTTGATCCCTCTGCGCTCTATGGTTATCTGCAACGCCGCTTCGGCGAGGGGGAGCTCTCGCTCAACCGTATCGGCGGCGGCCAGTCGAACCCGACCTATACTGTCGGATACGGTGGGCGCAAAATGGTTCTGCGCAAGCAGCCCAATGGCGAGATCCTGCGCGGCGCCCATGCCATCGACCGGGAATACCGGGTGCTGACGGCGCTTGGGTCTACCGAAGTGACCGTTCCCGAACCGGTTCTTTACGAAGAGGATGCGGCGATCCTCGGCACGCCGTTCTACCTGATGGACTTTGTCGAGGGCCGGGTGTTCAACGATTGCCGCCTGCCGGACTTTTCGCCGGACGAGCGGCGCACGCTTTATCTCTCCATGGCGGAGACACTTGCGAAGCTGCACCGGCTGGTGCCCGCCGATATCGGTTTGGGCGACTATGGTCGTCCGGGCAATTATTTCGCCCGCCAGATCCACCGTTGGACCTCCCAGCTCGAGGCCTCGCCCTCCAAGCCGGAGCCGGTGCTGAGTAATCTGGCCGCCCGTATCGCTGAGGCGATGCCGGAGGACGACGGTCTCGTCTCGATCGCCCATGGCGACTTCCGCCTGGGCAACATGCTGGTTCATCCGAGCGAACCGAGGGTGATCTCGGTTCTCGACTGGGAACTTTCGACACTGGGGCATCCCTTGGCGGATGTGGGCTTCTGCTGCATGCCGTGGCACACGGCGCCGGACGAATATTGCGGGATCCTGGGTGAGCAGAGCGAAGGCATTCCGACGGAAGCGGAATTCGTCGCGTGCTATCGTAAGGTGTTGCCAAACGTTCCCGAACCGGAGCCGTTCCACGTAGCTTTCGCATTGTTCCGCTTCGCGGTGATCTTCGTTGGCATTGCGGACCGGGCGGCGGCGGGCACCGCGTCGGATCCGGAAGCTGCGCGTTTCGGTCCGCTCGCCCGCCGTTTCGCCATCCGCGCCTGGGAGGCGCTGGGTGAAGCGCCGCCGCCTGCTGCTTGA
- a CDS encoding glucose 1-dehydrogenase encodes MAFSNKTIVVTGASSGLGEHFARTLAADGAQVVLTARRRSKLEGISDEIIAAGGKALSVEMDVTDASSVEEGFAAIDGRIDVVINNAGISGGGPALRTPPEEFGSVVDTNLKGVFHVARQAALRMQDEGGAIVNIASILGLRVAGGVAAYTASKAAVVQLSKALALEWARYGIRVNALCPGYIETSLNADFFATEAGQNLIRRIPQRRLGQLSDLDAPLRLLCSDEAAYMTGSVIAVDGGHLVSSL; translated from the coding sequence GTGGCGTTTTCGAACAAAACCATCGTGGTGACCGGCGCATCCAGCGGGCTAGGTGAGCATTTCGCCCGGACCCTGGCTGCCGATGGCGCACAGGTGGTGCTCACCGCCCGCCGACGGTCAAAGCTCGAAGGGATTTCTGACGAAATTATCGCGGCTGGCGGCAAAGCCCTGTCGGTGGAGATGGACGTAACCGATGCATCCTCCGTTGAAGAAGGCTTTGCGGCCATCGACGGCCGGATCGACGTCGTGATCAACAACGCCGGCATCAGTGGTGGTGGACCGGCCCTGCGTACCCCGCCTGAGGAATTCGGCAGTGTCGTCGATACCAATCTCAAGGGCGTGTTTCACGTTGCCCGGCAGGCGGCGCTACGCATGCAGGACGAGGGAGGGGCGATCGTCAATATCGCCTCGATCCTGGGGCTGCGTGTGGCGGGCGGAGTCGCAGCCTATACAGCCTCGAAGGCGGCTGTCGTCCAGTTGTCCAAGGCGCTGGCCCTAGAGTGGGCGCGCTACGGCATTCGGGTCAACGCGCTTTGCCCGGGCTATATCGAAACGTCGCTCAATGCGGATTTCTTTGCCACTGAAGCCGGGCAGAACCTGATCCGTCGCATCCCCCAGCGCCGTCTCGGCCAGCTCTCCGACCTCGATGCGCCGCTCCGGCTGCTGTGCTCGGACGAGGCGGCCTACATGACCGGTTCCGTTATCGCCGTCGACGGCGGCCACCTTGTCTCCAGCCTGTGA
- a CDS encoding thiolase gives MTGKLSRTAAIIGAAETNRIGKLPGMSRLAIHAEAAKNALADAGLELSDVDGLFTTVAGPNELSEYLNMVPRYVDSTGVGGCSYMIFVRHAVAAIAAGYCDVALVVHGESGRSWIDMEAAGTPASPAGQFETPFGTAGAPTTYSLPVLRHFHQYGTTKRQMSHVPAATREWALLNPRALMHEAGSITPEDVEASPLICYPFNRLDCCLVADGGGALVITSAERARDMKNTPIHILGTGEGAAHRQVAMMRDFTTSDSSVVSGRQAFAEAGLTPADIDHLMLYDAFSFTPMMFLEDLGFVPKGESGPFLSETRKGDDGRTIYKTGPGGDLPMNTNGGGLSYCHSGRYGMFALLEAVAQLRGSAGARQVEGLRTSLVHGPGRQFAAAGTVILSND, from the coding sequence ATGACCGGCAAACTCAGCAGAACCGCCGCAATCATCGGAGCCGCCGAGACCAATAGGATCGGCAAGCTTCCCGGCATGTCCCGCCTGGCAATCCATGCGGAAGCGGCGAAGAACGCGCTTGCCGACGCCGGCCTGGAACTGTCGGATGTCGATGGCCTGTTCACCACCGTCGCCGGACCGAACGAGCTGTCGGAATATCTCAATATGGTGCCCCGCTATGTGGACAGCACCGGCGTTGGCGGCTGCTCCTACATGATCTTCGTCCGCCATGCGGTTGCGGCGATCGCAGCCGGCTATTGCGACGTGGCGCTGGTCGTCCACGGCGAAAGCGGGCGCAGCTGGATCGATATGGAGGCAGCCGGCACACCGGCCAGCCCCGCGGGCCAGTTCGAAACCCCGTTCGGCACCGCGGGCGCACCGACCACCTATTCGCTGCCGGTCCTGCGCCACTTCCATCAATACGGCACCACCAAGCGCCAGATGAGCCATGTGCCCGCCGCCACCCGCGAATGGGCGCTGTTGAACCCGCGCGCGCTGATGCATGAAGCCGGGTCGATCACGCCAGAGGATGTCGAGGCCTCGCCCCTGATCTGCTACCCGTTCAACCGCCTTGACTGCTGTCTTGTTGCCGACGGCGGCGGAGCGCTGGTGATCACCTCTGCCGAGCGCGCCCGGGATATGAAGAACACGCCGATCCATATTCTCGGCACTGGCGAAGGCGCGGCTCACCGTCAGGTGGCCATGATGCGCGACTTCACCACGTCGGATTCCTCGGTCGTCTCCGGCCGCCAGGCCTTCGCGGAAGCCGGCCTGACACCTGCCGACATCGACCACCTGATGCTCTATGACGCCTTCAGCTTTACGCCGATGATGTTCCTTGAAGATCTCGGTTTCGTGCCCAAAGGCGAGTCCGGGCCGTTCCTGTCCGAAACCCGCAAAGGCGACGACGGCAGAACCATCTACAAGACCGGCCCCGGCGGAGACCTGCCGATGAACACCAATGGCGGCGGCCTGTCCTATTGCCACTCGGGGCGTTACGGCATGTTCGCGCTCCTGGAAGCGGTTGCCCAATTGCGCGGCTCTGCCGGTGCCCGTCAGGTCGAAGGGCTCAGGACGAGCCTTGTTCACGGCCCAGGCAGGCAGTTTGCCGCCGCAGGTACGGTGATCCTGTCCAATGACTAA
- a CDS encoding C4-dicarboxylate TRAP transporter substrate-binding protein, giving the protein MKTFARTAASILALAVGTGPALAGKTLSYASHVPSTHILHTEGMAPFYKQVETDTNGEITFKEFPGGAMGDAKSLLAIVRDGIVDSSLIVNVYYKADLPASYMITDLGMLGGDSMVMAAAAAETFLLDCPQCAEESARNHIKPLAYYASAPYILMCTKPVSTLEELQGLKVRAIGPWAIWLKDIGAVPVSVPSSEVYEALQRGQADCTIGSAAWLKNYNLKDVITYVTDLKVGTYFGALAFDMNTDTWNGLSTDERKAIVKSLPGITRRMVMAYREEDDAALKEGLDHGVKLAEPGQALIASYDEQKGKEVARVLGDPRAEKLELKGVVDALMKNVDKWTKILDEIGHDPDKYEEKLQEEIYSKISVADD; this is encoded by the coding sequence ATGAAAACATTTGCGCGCACCGCGGCATCCATCCTGGCGCTGGCGGTCGGAACTGGGCCTGCGCTTGCCGGCAAGACGCTCTCCTACGCGAGCCACGTGCCCTCGACCCACATTCTGCACACGGAAGGCATGGCGCCGTTCTACAAGCAGGTAGAGACGGATACGAACGGCGAGATCACGTTCAAGGAATTTCCCGGCGGCGCGATGGGGGATGCGAAGTCGCTGCTGGCGATCGTACGGGACGGGATCGTCGATTCCTCCCTCATCGTGAACGTCTACTACAAGGCCGACCTGCCGGCGTCTTACATGATCACCGATCTGGGCATGCTGGGGGGAGACAGCATGGTCATGGCTGCGGCCGCAGCGGAGACCTTCCTTCTGGATTGTCCGCAGTGCGCCGAGGAAAGCGCCCGCAATCATATCAAGCCGCTCGCCTATTATGCGTCTGCACCTTACATCCTGATGTGCACCAAGCCGGTCAGCACGCTGGAGGAGCTGCAGGGGCTCAAGGTGCGGGCGATCGGCCCCTGGGCGATCTGGCTGAAGGATATCGGCGCGGTGCCCGTCTCCGTGCCCTCGTCGGAAGTCTATGAAGCGCTGCAGCGCGGTCAGGCGGACTGCACCATCGGCTCGGCAGCATGGCTGAAGAATTACAATCTCAAGGACGTCATTACATATGTGACCGACCTGAAGGTAGGCACCTATTTCGGCGCTCTGGCCTTCGACATGAACACCGACACGTGGAATGGTCTCTCGACCGATGAGCGCAAGGCCATCGTCAAGAGCCTTCCTGGCATTACCCGCCGTATGGTCATGGCTTATCGGGAAGAAGACGACGCGGCCCTGAAGGAAGGCCTGGATCATGGTGTGAAACTGGCGGAACCGGGGCAGGCTCTTATCGCCAGCTATGATGAGCAGAAAGGCAAGGAGGTCGCGCGTGTCCTCGGCGATCCGCGTGCCGAAAAGCTTGAGCTGAAGGGTGTTGTCGATGCCCTGATGAAGAATGTGGACAAGTGGACCAAGATCCTCGACGAGATCGGCCACGACCCGGACAAGTATGAAGAAAAGCTCCAGGAAGAGATCTATTCCAAGATCAGCGTTGCCGACGATTGA
- a CDS encoding TRAP transporter large permease subunit codes for MTDLYVAGGGIVLAMILLAMRVPIGVALGLVSFGGIALLRSPKAALEAFGTLPFDFAASWSLSAVPMFVLMGAVTYHSGLTSKLYDAARVWLYRVPGGLAVASNFASAGFAAASGSSLATSAAMSKVAVPEMLKFGYDRGLATATVAASGTLGALIPPSIAFVIYGWYTEQSVPKLLIAGILPGLLTAVAYSAMIILRCTLKPRLAPRITLEVSRRERWRKLNSVWPTLFLIGGVIGGMYGGLTTASEAGAFGAFLAFVIAGVQGRLSKKVIFNSIAEAVATTASILFIAIGAVMLTRFLALAGVPIFMSELVSSWNTSVISIIILLSVVYLILGMFLDPMGLMLITLPIFLPTFKALGIDLIWMGVIIVKYIEIGLLTPPVGLNAYVVKSVIGDAVGLGTIFRGLLWFLACEAVVMVLLIGFPSISLFLPGFM; via the coding sequence ATGACCGATCTCTATGTCGCCGGAGGCGGCATTGTGCTGGCAATGATCCTGCTGGCGATGCGTGTGCCGATCGGGGTTGCTCTCGGGCTGGTGTCGTTCGGTGGTATCGCCCTGCTGCGCAGTCCCAAGGCCGCGCTTGAAGCCTTCGGCACGCTTCCTTTCGATTTTGCTGCCAGCTGGTCCCTTTCTGCCGTGCCCATGTTCGTCCTGATGGGGGCGGTGACCTATCATTCGGGTCTGACGTCGAAACTCTACGATGCGGCCCGCGTCTGGCTTTACCGGGTGCCGGGCGGACTGGCTGTGGCCAGCAACTTCGCCTCGGCCGGTTTCGCTGCGGCCTCCGGTTCGTCGCTCGCCACCTCGGCGGCGATGAGCAAGGTCGCCGTGCCGGAAATGCTCAAGTTCGGGTATGACCGGGGACTGGCAACGGCCACCGTCGCGGCCTCCGGCACGCTCGGGGCGCTGATCCCGCCCTCGATCGCCTTCGTGATCTACGGCTGGTACACTGAGCAATCGGTTCCCAAGCTTCTGATCGCCGGTATCCTGCCGGGGTTGCTGACGGCAGTCGCCTATTCAGCGATGATCATCCTACGTTGTACGCTGAAACCAAGGTTGGCGCCGAGAATTACCCTGGAGGTGAGCCGCCGCGAGCGCTGGCGGAAACTCAATTCCGTGTGGCCAACGCTTTTTTTAATCGGCGGTGTGATCGGGGGCATGTACGGCGGACTGACCACTGCCTCCGAGGCCGGAGCCTTCGGCGCCTTTCTCGCTTTCGTCATCGCGGGCGTGCAGGGGCGCCTTTCGAAGAAGGTGATCTTCAACAGCATCGCCGAAGCGGTCGCGACGACGGCCTCGATCCTGTTCATTGCCATCGGTGCGGTGATGCTGACCCGGTTTCTTGCCCTGGCAGGTGTTCCGATATTCATGTCGGAACTGGTCTCGAGCTGGAACACCAGCGTCATCAGCATCATCATCCTGCTGTCGGTAGTCTACCTGATCCTGGGCATGTTCCTCGACCCGATGGGGCTGATGCTGATCACGCTTCCGATCTTCCTGCCGACTTTCAAGGCGCTCGGAATCGACCTGATCTGGATGGGCGTGATCATCGTGAAATACATCGAAATCGGCCTGCTGACGCCGCCCGTGGGGCTGAATGCCTATGTGGTGAAAAGCGTGATCGGCGACGCGGTCGGGCTTGGAACCATCTTCCGCGGTCTTCTGTGGTTTCTCGCCTGCGAGGCGGTGGTCATGGTGCTGCTGATCGGCTTCCCGAGTATCTCGCTGTTCCTTCCGGGCTTCATGTAA
- a CDS encoding acyl-CoA dehydrogenase family protein, translated as MDFRIPAHIESLREQIARFVETELLPVEADRANFDPHENIRLDVLAAKRAKAREQGLWCLQLSPETGGRGVGRVGMAVCYEEMNRSIFGPVTFNSAAPDDGNMMVIEALGTDEQKDWWLKPVVEGQVRSAFAMTEPHPGAGSDPGMMQTVARKDGDDYVVHGHKWFITGADDAEHFILVARTSDDARRGHTCFLFHKDDPGWEITRRIPIMGPEEHGGHCEMTFDGLRIPSRNVVLEEGRGLKVVQTRLGVARLTHCMRWLGLARRCVEIATEYASRREGFGIRLADRESVQIMLGTLCADIEVGRLLVMKAAWGLDQGSYAQKEVSMAKVHVANLLYRAADTAIQINGARGYSKDTVLEWIYRYARQARLVDGADEVHQMVLNRYLASEGRGFFQWPVAEA; from the coding sequence ATGGATTTCAGGATTCCTGCGCATATCGAAAGCCTGCGTGAGCAGATCGCCCGGTTCGTCGAAACCGAACTGTTGCCGGTCGAAGCCGACCGCGCCAATTTCGACCCCCATGAGAATATCCGCCTGGACGTTCTGGCCGCCAAGCGGGCCAAGGCGCGCGAGCAGGGGCTGTGGTGCCTGCAGCTTTCGCCAGAGACCGGTGGACGAGGTGTCGGCCGTGTCGGCATGGCTGTCTGCTACGAGGAAATGAACCGCTCGATCTTCGGTCCGGTGACCTTCAATTCGGCGGCACCCGACGACGGCAACATGATGGTCATCGAGGCGCTTGGCACCGATGAGCAGAAGGACTGGTGGCTGAAGCCCGTTGTGGAGGGACAGGTCCGCTCCGCGTTTGCGATGACCGAGCCCCATCCGGGCGCCGGTTCCGATCCGGGCATGATGCAGACCGTGGCCCGAAAAGACGGCGACGACTACGTGGTCCACGGCCACAAATGGTTCATCACTGGCGCCGACGACGCAGAACATTTCATTCTGGTTGCCCGCACTTCCGACGATGCGCGGCGGGGGCACACCTGCTTTCTGTTCCACAAGGACGATCCGGGCTGGGAGATCACCCGGCGCATCCCGATTATGGGGCCGGAAGAACATGGCGGCCACTGCGAGATGACCTTTGACGGGCTGCGGATCCCAAGTCGGAATGTGGTTCTGGAGGAGGGCCGTGGGCTCAAGGTCGTGCAGACCCGCCTCGGCGTCGCGCGCTTGACCCACTGCATGCGCTGGCTGGGCCTCGCCCGGCGCTGTGTGGAGATCGCCACCGAATACGCCTCCCGCCGCGAAGGCTTCGGCATCCGGCTGGCGGACCGGGAAAGCGTCCAGATCATGCTGGGAACCCTGTGCGCCGACATCGAGGTTGGCCGTCTTCTGGTGATGAAGGCGGCCTGGGGGCTGGATCAGGGCAGCTACGCCCAGAAAGAGGTGTCTATGGCCAAAGTCCATGTGGCCAACCTCCTTTACCGGGCCGCGGACACGGCTATCCAGATCAACGGCGCGCGTGGTTACTCCAAGGATACCGTCCTGGAATGGATTTACCGCTATGCCCGCCAGGCGCGTCTGGTGGACGGTGCAGACGAGGTGCATCAGATGGTTCTCAACCGCTATCTGGCGAGTGAAGGACGCGGTTTCTTCCAGTGGCCGGTCGCGGAGGCATAG
- a CDS encoding CaiB/BaiF CoA-transferase family protein → MSEGRGPLAGVRVVEFVGVGPGPFAAMWLADMGAEVVRIDRPGQRWNQTRGDILNRGRRSMALDLKRDGAAEVALRMIESADVLLEGFRPGVMERLGLGPDVCLGRNPRLVYGRITGWGQDGPRRDLAGHDINYIAATGLLGTVGTRESGPVPPLNLIGDFGGGGLLLVSGVLAALVERSVSGRGQVVDAAMAEGASLLSSMIWSYHNKGLWSPERESNIFDGGAPYYRCYCCKDGRYVALGAIEGQFWELFLQLCDLDGEEMTRMRGDREKWPELCARLEAIFLTRDSSEWCALTVGNDACLSLVLDFDEAARDPHAVARGAYVELAGAVQPAPAPRFGRTPGSVGLPSPYVGEHTREILGEWGFSATEIAELESREVVHHEDEENGPKDRGPLG, encoded by the coding sequence ATGTCTGAAGGTCGGGGGCCGCTTGCCGGTGTGCGTGTCGTGGAATTCGTCGGCGTTGGGCCCGGGCCGTTTGCGGCCATGTGGTTGGCGGATATGGGGGCGGAGGTCGTCCGGATCGACAGGCCGGGCCAGCGATGGAATCAGACGCGCGGCGATATCCTGAACCGTGGGCGCCGCTCGATGGCGCTTGATCTCAAGAGAGACGGCGCGGCCGAGGTGGCTCTGCGGATGATCGAATCGGCGGATGTGCTGCTCGAGGGGTTTCGGCCTGGTGTGATGGAGCGTCTTGGTCTCGGGCCGGATGTCTGCCTTGGGCGCAATCCGCGCCTTGTCTATGGGCGCATCACCGGCTGGGGACAGGACGGTCCGCGTCGAGATCTTGCTGGCCACGACATCAATTACATCGCAGCGACGGGTCTTCTCGGGACGGTCGGAACGAGGGAAAGCGGACCGGTTCCGCCTCTTAATCTGATCGGTGATTTCGGTGGCGGCGGTCTGTTGTTGGTTTCGGGGGTTCTGGCGGCGTTGGTCGAGCGATCCGTTTCCGGCCGGGGGCAGGTTGTCGATGCGGCCATGGCTGAGGGGGCGAGCCTTCTCTCCAGCATGATCTGGTCCTATCACAACAAGGGTTTGTGGAGCCCGGAGCGCGAATCGAACATCTTCGACGGCGGCGCGCCCTACTACCGTTGCTACTGCTGCAAGGATGGGCGCTACGTGGCGCTCGGTGCAATCGAGGGGCAATTCTGGGAGCTGTTTCTCCAGCTGTGCGATCTTGATGGCGAGGAAATGACGAGGATGCGTGGAGATCGCGAGAAATGGCCCGAATTATGCGCCCGGCTAGAGGCGATCTTCCTGACGCGGGACAGTTCGGAATGGTGTGCCCTGACCGTGGGGAATGATGCCTGCCTCTCCCTTGTCCTGGACTTCGATGAGGCTGCACGTGATCCGCATGCGGTGGCGCGTGGCGCCTATGTCGAGCTTGCGGGAGCTGTGCAGCCGGCGCCGGCGCCGCGGTTCGGCCGGACGCCTGGATCTGTCGGTCTGCCTTCGCCTTATGTGGGTGAGCACACGCGCGAAATTCTTGGTGAGTGGGGCTTTTCGGCTACTGAAATCGCAGAGCTCGAAAGCCGGGAGGTCGTGCATCATGAGGATGAAGAAAATGGTCCAAAAGATCGCGGGCCGTTGGGTTGA
- a CDS encoding Zn-ribbon domain-containing OB-fold protein: protein MADAAKPYEGALPRPTPETKAFWDGARAHKLLLPWCNDCGEPHFYPRSICPHCLSSNLEWRLASGRGKLHTYVINHKPAKGRTAPYVIAVIELAEGPRMLSNVETDGEPTPEKLIIDMDVEVFFDDVTDEITLPKFRAVNIGAVAE from the coding sequence ATGGCTGATGCTGCGAAACCTTATGAAGGCGCCCTGCCCCGACCCACACCGGAAACAAAGGCCTTCTGGGACGGCGCCCGTGCCCACAAGCTGCTTCTGCCCTGGTGCAACGACTGCGGCGAACCGCATTTCTATCCGCGCTCGATCTGCCCGCATTGCCTGTCATCCAACCTGGAATGGCGACTGGCCAGCGGCCGCGGCAAGCTGCACACCTACGTCATCAACCACAAGCCAGCCAAGGGCCGGACGGCGCCCTACGTCATCGCTGTGATCGAACTGGCGGAAGGTCCGCGGATGCTGAGTAACGTGGAAACGGACGGTGAGCCGACACCCGAGAAGTTGATCATCGACATGGATGTCGAGGTCTTTTTCGACGATGTCACTGACGAGATCACCCTTCCCAAGTTCAGGGCCGTTAATATTGGGGCAGTCGCAGAATGA
- a CDS encoding MaoC/PaaZ C-terminal domain-containing protein: MLNYDTVMNWSFEDIRQTYTARDTILYALGLGYGHDPMDEGELQFLLEDRLVAVPTMAVVLGGPGQWMADPRTGIEWVKSLHGEQGLKIFKPLPVSGTVIGKNRVVDIIDKGEGRGALLMLERDIVDESTGDIIATRTSTSFLRGDGGCGAPAKAQPVPHAVPDRAPDMNHSMNTRPEAALIYRLSGDWNPIHADPAKAAKAGFDRPILHGLCTYGMIARAIIAETCGQDVSRLKEIGGRFSAPAYPGETIQVDIWDEGGGSFGFEARISERNTVIFKNGVARVN; the protein is encoded by the coding sequence GTGCTCAACTACGATACCGTAATGAATTGGTCCTTCGAGGACATAAGGCAGACCTACACGGCTCGGGACACGATCCTCTACGCGCTTGGTCTGGGTTATGGCCATGACCCAATGGACGAAGGCGAACTCCAATTCCTGCTCGAAGACCGTCTCGTTGCCGTTCCCACCATGGCCGTCGTACTTGGAGGCCCGGGTCAGTGGATGGCCGATCCGCGGACCGGCATCGAATGGGTCAAGAGCCTGCACGGAGAACAGGGCCTCAAGATCTTCAAGCCCCTGCCGGTATCCGGCACCGTGATCGGGAAAAACCGTGTCGTGGACATCATCGACAAGGGCGAAGGTCGCGGCGCCCTCCTGATGCTGGAGCGCGATATCGTTGATGAAAGCACCGGTGACATCATTGCGACCCGTACCTCGACGTCGTTCCTGCGCGGAGATGGTGGCTGCGGCGCGCCGGCAAAGGCCCAACCCGTCCCCCATGCCGTGCCCGACCGCGCGCCGGATATGAATCATTCTATGAACACGCGCCCGGAAGCCGCTCTGATCTATCGTCTTTCCGGCGACTGGAACCCAATCCATGCCGATCCCGCGAAGGCGGCCAAGGCGGGGTTCGATCGGCCGATCCTGCACGGCCTGTGTACCTACGGCATGATCGCCCGCGCCATAATCGCCGAGACCTGCGGCCAGGACGTATCGCGCCTGAAGGAAATCGGCGGCCGCTTCAGCGCGCCCGCCTATCCGGGCGAGACGATCCAGGTGGATATATGGGACGAAGGCGGCGGAAGCTTTGGCTTCGAGGCCAGGATCTCAGAGCGAAACACCGTCATCTTCAAGAACGGCGTGGCCAGGGTGAACTGA